The following are from one region of the Microbacterium paraoxydans genome:
- a CDS encoding ribose-5-phosphate isomerase translates to MRIHIATDHAGLEFSTRLQEHLRAAGHEVIDHGPVEYDALDDYPAFCIRAAQAVVVDQATGVPALGVVFGGSGNGEQIAANKVAGVRAALVWNLSTAELAREHNDANVISIGARQHTYDEVTAFIDRFIATPFSGDERHVRRIGQIADFERDGSLLPDPRA, encoded by the coding sequence ATGCGCATCCACATCGCCACCGATCACGCCGGACTCGAGTTCTCGACGCGGCTGCAGGAGCATCTCCGCGCCGCAGGGCACGAGGTGATCGACCACGGTCCGGTGGAGTACGACGCGCTCGACGACTACCCGGCCTTCTGCATCCGGGCGGCGCAGGCCGTCGTCGTCGATCAGGCGACCGGGGTGCCGGCGCTCGGTGTCGTCTTCGGCGGCTCGGGCAACGGCGAGCAGATCGCCGCGAACAAGGTCGCCGGGGTCCGCGCAGCGCTCGTCTGGAACCTCTCCACGGCCGAACTCGCGCGGGAGCACAATGACGCGAACGTCATCTCCATCGGAGCTCGTCAGCACACCTACGACGAGGTCACGGCGTTCATCGACCGGTTCATCGCCACGCCGTTCTCCGGCGACGAGCGGCACGTCCGGCGCATCGGACAGATCGCCGACTTCGAGCGCGACGGCTCGCTCCTCCCGGACCCCCGAGCCTGA
- a CDS encoding Fpg/Nei family DNA glycosylase: MPEGHSVHRIARQFDRNFVGKTMSASSPQGRFAEGAAVLDGRQAVSVQAVGKQMFLEAEGDLWLRVHLGLYGAWDFAGEILVDPTIASANGRMGQTNQRGTTLDETILDDAGENSLASIGAPRRARVHVRMSEQTKGLTDEIDEWPPPVVGQVRLRLMTDITVADLRGPTACVLQTPEEMLATVAKLGPDPLVGDPAENEERFVRAVRKKPTPIALLLMDQAVVSGIGNVYRAEMLYRQRLNPHTPGRDVPEDVVRALWHDWVRLLAIGVETGQMMTMDGLSPEQYRAAMASRDDRHWVYHRAGLPCRVCGTEIALEEIGARKLYWCPRCQA, from the coding sequence ATGCCCGAGGGACATTCCGTCCACCGCATCGCGCGGCAGTTCGATCGTAACTTCGTCGGCAAGACGATGAGCGCTTCCAGCCCGCAGGGACGCTTCGCCGAGGGCGCCGCGGTGCTCGACGGACGTCAGGCCGTGAGCGTGCAGGCCGTGGGCAAGCAGATGTTCCTCGAAGCGGAGGGTGACCTCTGGCTGCGCGTGCACCTCGGTCTCTACGGTGCCTGGGACTTCGCGGGGGAGATCCTCGTCGACCCCACCATCGCGTCGGCCAACGGCCGGATGGGCCAGACCAATCAGCGCGGCACCACTCTCGACGAGACGATCCTCGACGACGCGGGGGAGAACTCGCTCGCCTCGATCGGGGCACCGCGGCGCGCCAGGGTCCACGTGCGGATGTCCGAGCAGACCAAGGGGCTGACCGACGAGATCGACGAATGGCCGCCCCCTGTGGTGGGTCAGGTGCGCCTGCGACTGATGACCGACATCACGGTGGCCGACCTGCGCGGTCCCACGGCGTGCGTGTTGCAGACCCCCGAGGAGATGCTGGCGACAGTCGCCAAGCTCGGTCCCGATCCGCTCGTCGGCGATCCGGCGGAGAACGAGGAGCGGTTCGTCCGCGCCGTGCGGAAGAAGCCGACCCCGATCGCCCTGCTGCTGATGGACCAGGCGGTCGTCAGCGGCATCGGCAACGTGTACCGCGCCGAGATGCTCTATCGGCAGAGGCTGAACCCGCATACGCCCGGCCGCGACGTCCCGGAGGATGTCGTCAGGGCGCTCTGGCATGACTGGGTGCGGCTGCTGGCCATCGGCGTGGAGACCGGCCAGATGATGACCATGGACGGGCTGTCTCCCGAGCAGTACCGCGCCGCGATGGCGAGCCGCGACGACCGCCACTGGGTCTACCACCGGGCGGGCCTGCCGTGCCGGGTGTGCGGGACCGAGATCGCGCTGGAGGAGATCGGCGCCCGCAAGTTGTACTGGTGCCCGCGCTGTCAGGCCTGA
- a CDS encoding ferrochelatase, translating into MTAIEPNVVPFASPAAAGGDPYVTTPVAYDAILLASFGGPEGQEDVIPFLRNVTRGRGIPDERLEEVAHHYRHFGGVSPINGQNRVLKEALEKALVARGIDLPVYWGNRNWGPYLEDVLPEASANGHTTLLAFATSAYSSFSSCRQYREDFARVLTDTGLGETVTIDKIRPFYDHPGFVEAFEAGVRESVQTYLDQGFAPTEIQVLFSTHSIPTADAERSGARDIDWGEGGAYAAQHLAVSEWTMEQVRAAIPGAADVPWELVYQSRSGPASQPWLEPDVCDVIAELPARGRKAVIVVPVGFMSDHMEVLWDLDTEAAEAAEEAGLAFVRTPTPGVREAFVEGIVDLIEERLQGRPNAERPHVTDLPGAFDVCRPGCCENVRAGFKPAAAGIAP; encoded by the coding sequence GTGACCGCGATCGAGCCGAATGTCGTTCCCTTTGCCTCGCCCGCCGCTGCCGGCGGCGACCCCTATGTGACCACGCCCGTCGCCTACGACGCCATCCTCTTGGCGAGCTTCGGCGGCCCGGAGGGCCAGGAGGACGTGATCCCCTTCCTCCGGAACGTGACGCGCGGTCGGGGCATCCCGGATGAGCGGCTGGAGGAGGTCGCGCACCACTACCGTCACTTCGGCGGCGTGAGCCCGATCAACGGCCAGAACCGCGTGCTCAAGGAGGCGCTGGAGAAGGCGCTCGTGGCCCGGGGGATCGATCTCCCGGTGTACTGGGGCAACCGCAACTGGGGTCCGTACCTCGAGGACGTGCTGCCCGAGGCGTCCGCCAACGGCCACACCACCCTCCTCGCCTTCGCCACGAGCGCGTACAGCTCGTTCTCCAGCTGCCGCCAGTACCGCGAGGACTTCGCCCGCGTGCTGACCGACACCGGCCTCGGCGAGACGGTCACCATCGACAAGATCCGCCCCTTCTACGACCACCCCGGCTTCGTCGAGGCCTTCGAGGCGGGCGTGCGGGAGTCGGTGCAGACCTACCTCGACCAGGGCTTCGCGCCGACCGAGATCCAGGTCCTCTTCTCCACGCACAGCATCCCGACCGCCGACGCCGAGCGCTCCGGCGCCCGCGACATCGACTGGGGCGAGGGCGGGGCCTATGCCGCGCAGCACCTCGCCGTGTCGGAGTGGACGATGGAGCAGGTGCGGGCCGCCATCCCGGGAGCCGCCGACGTGCCCTGGGAGCTCGTCTACCAGTCCCGTTCGGGCCCCGCGTCGCAGCCCTGGCTGGAGCCCGACGTCTGCGACGTGATCGCGGAGCTCCCGGCGCGCGGTCGCAAGGCGGTCATCGTGGTCCCCGTCGGCTTCATGAGCGACCACATGGAGGTCCTCTGGGATCTCGACACCGAGGCCGCCGAGGCCGCGGAGGAGGCGGGCCTCGCCTTCGTCCGTACGCCGACGCCCGGTGTCCGCGAGGCTTTCGTGGAGGGCATCGTCGACCTCATCGAGGAGCGCCTGCAGGGGCGCCCGAACGCGGAGCGTCCGCACGTCACCGATCTGCCCGGCGCCTTCGACGTCTGCCGTCCCGGGTGCTGCGAGAACGTGCGCGCGGGGTTCAAGCCCGCGGCGGCCGGCATCGCCCCCTGA
- a CDS encoding acyl-CoA thioesterase: MSADEHAIQTVERLLDVLDLDATQARTTEDIFTGSSHPMPSGRIYGGQVLAQTLVAAERTLPEDRAVHSMHGYFLRPGDASQGITIAVDRIHDGRSFSTRRTQAYQNGVPIFSMIASFQDADPGVEHAEPMPAGVPVPEDLAPDEDRVPGLAGGARRMLSERAADIRHVDSPLYLPNDDERVPRQAVWMRLRAPLPDDQRLHRAALAYLSDMTIQESILRAHGVSWSLPGLKVASLDHAMWWHRPARVDEWLLYVQESPNARGGRGLATGRVYTREGTLVASVAQEIMIRVPEDR; encoded by the coding sequence ATGAGCGCCGACGAGCACGCCATCCAGACCGTGGAGCGTCTTCTCGACGTCCTCGACCTCGACGCCACCCAGGCGCGGACCACCGAGGACATCTTCACCGGCTCGTCGCACCCGATGCCGAGCGGCCGCATCTACGGCGGACAGGTGCTCGCGCAGACCCTCGTGGCCGCGGAGCGCACGCTGCCGGAGGACCGCGCCGTCCACTCGATGCACGGCTACTTCCTCCGTCCCGGCGATGCGAGCCAAGGGATCACCATCGCCGTCGACCGTATCCACGACGGACGTTCGTTCTCCACCCGCCGCACCCAGGCGTACCAGAACGGCGTGCCGATCTTCTCGATGATCGCCTCGTTCCAGGATGCCGATCCCGGGGTGGAGCACGCCGAGCCCATGCCCGCCGGTGTGCCCGTCCCGGAAGACCTCGCCCCCGATGAAGACCGTGTGCCCGGGCTCGCCGGAGGCGCGCGACGCATGCTGAGCGAGCGTGCCGCGGACATCCGCCACGTCGACTCCCCCCTCTACCTGCCGAACGATGACGAACGGGTCCCCCGGCAGGCGGTGTGGATGCGACTGCGCGCCCCGCTCCCCGACGACCAGCGGCTGCATCGGGCCGCGCTGGCCTACCTCAGCGACATGACGATCCAGGAGTCGATCCTGCGCGCACACGGGGTCTCCTGGTCACTTCCCGGCCTGAAGGTCGCGAGTCTTGACCACGCGATGTGGTGGCATCGCCCGGCGCGCGTGGACGAGTGGCTCCTCTATGTGCAGGAGTCGCCGAACGCCCGCGGCGGTCGCGGACTCGCTACGGGGCGCGTCTACACCCGGGAGGGCACGCTGGTGGCGAGTGTCGCGCAGGAGATCATGATCCGCGTTCCCGAGGATCGCTGA
- the pepN gene encoding aminopeptidase N: MPGENLTRIEAQERRDVVDTHSYEVALDLTKGAEVFGSRSVVRFSASPDSFTFIDLIARDVREISLNGEQLDPREVFADSRIALAGLQEENVLVVDADCLYTNTGEGLHRFVDPVDGEVYLYSQFEVPDSRRVFAVFEQPDLKATFQFTVTAPAEWKVVSNSPTPEPIVHDDGVSATWGFEPTPRISSYITALVAGPYEATFSELTSASGRVIPLGVYGRKSLWQHLDADYIFDKTRQGFAYFESKFGVPYPFAKYDQLFVPEFNAGAMENAGAVTFTETYVFRSKVTDAVKERRVVTILHELAHMWFGDLVTMKWWNDLWLNESFAEWASTIATAEATEWTEAWTTFNAMEKTWAYRQDQLPSTHPIVAEINDLEDVQVNFDGITYAKGGSVLKQLAAWVGIEAFFAGVSQYFQKHSWGNTELSDLLTELEATSGRDLGTWSKKWLETAGVNTLEPVVAEDDNGKISRFAITQTAPADYPTIRPHRLGIGFYSLQDGALTRTHHIEVDVDGDRTEVPELQGLDRPDLILLNDDDLAYAKIRLDEKSLATAIAHLADIHDPLARSLVWGAAWDQTRDAETAASDYIDLVLGNIGRETESTTVRTTLAQLRTAATLYVAPAEREAARLKVADGLWALAESAEAGSDSQLQFVTAFANNLVTPEHAGIVGRLRSGEETLPGLDVDADLSWQLLVGLATIGATDAGAIDAALAADNTAKGAEFAAQARAALPDAAAKQEAWDALIARDDAPNTIVRSAALGFVHPAGVEVLGAFVPQYFDMLLPVWESRTYQIAQYLVVGLFPTALADVALRDATRGWLSAHQDAPPALRRLVLENLADVERALAAQSRDAED, translated from the coding sequence TTGCCTGGAGAGAACCTCACCCGAATCGAAGCGCAGGAGCGCCGCGACGTCGTCGACACGCACTCCTATGAGGTCGCCCTCGATCTGACCAAGGGCGCCGAGGTCTTCGGCTCCCGGAGCGTCGTGCGCTTCTCCGCGTCCCCCGACAGCTTCACCTTCATCGACCTCATCGCCCGCGACGTGCGCGAGATCTCGCTCAACGGAGAGCAGCTCGACCCGCGCGAGGTCTTCGCCGACTCCCGGATCGCGCTCGCCGGTCTGCAGGAGGAGAACGTCCTCGTCGTCGACGCCGACTGCCTCTACACCAACACCGGCGAGGGCCTGCACCGCTTCGTCGACCCGGTGGACGGCGAGGTGTACCTCTACTCGCAGTTCGAGGTGCCCGACTCCCGTCGCGTGTTCGCCGTCTTCGAGCAGCCCGACCTCAAGGCCACCTTCCAGTTCACGGTGACCGCCCCCGCGGAGTGGAAGGTCGTCTCCAACTCCCCCACCCCCGAGCCCATCGTCCACGACGACGGCGTCTCGGCCACCTGGGGCTTCGAGCCCACGCCCCGGATCTCCTCCTACATCACGGCTCTCGTCGCCGGACCGTACGAGGCGACCTTCTCCGAGCTCACCAGCGCCTCGGGACGGGTGATCCCGCTCGGGGTCTACGGACGCAAGAGCCTCTGGCAGCACCTGGACGCCGACTACATCTTCGACAAGACCCGTCAGGGCTTCGCCTACTTCGAGTCCAAGTTCGGCGTGCCGTACCCGTTCGCCAAGTACGACCAGCTCTTCGTCCCCGAGTTCAACGCCGGCGCGATGGAGAACGCGGGAGCGGTGACGTTCACCGAGACGTACGTCTTCCGCAGCAAGGTCACCGACGCCGTCAAGGAGCGTCGCGTCGTGACGATCCTCCACGAGCTCGCCCACATGTGGTTCGGCGACCTCGTCACCATGAAGTGGTGGAACGACCTCTGGCTCAACGAGTCGTTCGCCGAGTGGGCGTCCACCATCGCGACGGCCGAGGCGACCGAGTGGACCGAGGCCTGGACGACCTTCAACGCGATGGAGAAGACCTGGGCCTACCGCCAGGACCAGCTCCCCTCCACGCACCCGATCGTCGCCGAGATCAACGACCTCGAGGACGTGCAGGTCAACTTCGACGGCATCACCTACGCCAAGGGCGGCTCGGTCCTCAAGCAGCTCGCCGCGTGGGTCGGCATCGAGGCGTTCTTCGCCGGTGTCTCGCAGTACTTCCAGAAGCACTCCTGGGGCAACACCGAGCTCAGCGACCTCCTGACGGAGCTGGAGGCCACGAGCGGCCGCGATCTCGGTACGTGGTCGAAGAAGTGGCTGGAGACGGCCGGGGTCAACACCCTCGAGCCCGTCGTGGCCGAGGACGACAACGGCAAGATCTCGCGCTTCGCCATCACCCAGACGGCTCCGGCCGACTACCCGACCATCCGTCCGCACCGTCTCGGCATCGGCTTCTACTCGCTGCAGGACGGCGCGCTCACGCGCACCCATCACATCGAGGTCGACGTGGACGGCGACCGCACCGAGGTCCCCGAGCTCCAGGGCCTCGACCGTCCCGACCTCATCCTCCTCAACGACGACGACCTCGCGTACGCGAAGATCCGTCTCGACGAGAAGTCGCTCGCGACAGCGATCGCCCACCTCGCCGACATCCACGACCCCCTCGCCCGCTCGCTCGTCTGGGGCGCCGCCTGGGACCAGACCCGCGACGCGGAGACGGCGGCGTCCGACTACATCGACCTCGTTCTCGGCAACATCGGCCGGGAGACCGAGTCCACCACGGTCCGCACCACCCTCGCGCAGCTCCGGACGGCCGCGACGCTCTACGTCGCCCCGGCGGAGCGCGAAGCCGCACGGCTGAAGGTGGCCGACGGTCTCTGGGCGCTCGCCGAGTCGGCGGAGGCCGGCAGCGACAGCCAGCTCCAGTTCGTCACCGCCTTCGCGAACAACCTGGTGACGCCGGAGCACGCCGGCATCGTCGGGCGTCTGCGCTCGGGTGAGGAGACGCTCCCCGGACTCGATGTCGACGCCGACCTGAGCTGGCAGCTCCTCGTCGGCCTCGCGACCATCGGTGCGACCGACGCCGGGGCCATCGACGCCGCGCTCGCCGCCGACAACACCGCCAAGGGTGCGGAGTTCGCCGCGCAGGCGCGCGCCGCGCTTCCGGATGCCGCCGCGAAGCAGGAGGCCTGGGACGCGCTGATCGCACGCGACGACGCCCCGAACACGATCGTCCGCTCGGCAGCCCTCGGCTTCGTCCACCCGGCGGGTGTGGAAGTGCTGGGCGCCTTCGTGCCGCAGTACTTCGACATGCTCCTGCCGGTGTGGGAGTCGCGGACCTACCAGATCGCGCAGTACCTGGTCGTCGGGCTCTTCCCCACCGCTCTCGCCGACGTCGCGCTGCGCGATGCGACGCGGGGCTGGCTCTCCGCGCACCAGGACGCGCCGCCCGCCCTGCGCCGGCTCGTGCTGGAGAACCTTGCGGACGTGGAGCGTGCCCTCGCCGCGCAGTCCCGCGACGCCGAGGACTGA
- a CDS encoding FMN-binding negative transcriptional regulator, translating to MRQNPSFTLADVAEIRRLIDANPWATVVSAPEDGLVASHYAVLLDDDRDDLTVVGHVGRPDDAIHGLGEREILLAFQGPHGYVSPGWYGDVPAVPTWNYTAVHLSGVPEILSTAENLRVLDALVARFESRLPDPRLMWERPNDAAFIERLESGTVGFRLTPTKVVAKRKLSQNKPAETIEAVIAALHAEGPYANAALAAEMRRAQDARTGGGA from the coding sequence ATGCGACAGAATCCGAGCTTCACGCTCGCCGATGTGGCCGAGATCCGCCGCCTCATCGATGCCAACCCGTGGGCGACGGTGGTGAGTGCGCCTGAGGACGGTCTGGTCGCCTCGCACTATGCCGTCCTCCTCGACGACGACCGCGATGATCTGACGGTCGTGGGGCACGTGGGCCGCCCGGACGACGCCATCCACGGCCTGGGGGAGCGGGAGATCCTGCTCGCCTTCCAAGGGCCGCATGGGTACGTCTCTCCGGGCTGGTACGGCGACGTCCCCGCGGTGCCGACCTGGAACTACACCGCGGTGCACCTGTCGGGCGTTCCCGAGATCCTCAGCACCGCGGAGAACCTCCGTGTGCTCGATGCCCTGGTCGCGCGGTTCGAGTCGCGCCTGCCCGACCCGCGCCTGATGTGGGAGCGTCCGAACGACGCGGCCTTCATCGAGAGACTCGAATCCGGAACGGTCGGCTTCCGTCTCACCCCGACGAAGGTCGTCGCCAAGCGGAAGCTGAGCCAGAACAAGCCTGCGGAGACCATCGAGGCGGTGATCGCGGCGCTGCATGCCGAAGGGCCGTACGCGAACGCCGCCCTCGCCGCGGAGATGCGTCGTGCGCAGGACGCGCGGACGGGTGGCGGGGCGTGA
- a CDS encoding FAD-binding dehydrogenase — protein sequence MTTTPPTADVLVIGWGLAGLVAAAEALEAGRRVVIVDQEPRTNLGGQAWWSFGGLFLVDSPEQRRLGITDSLELATQDWFGTAGFDRPEDEWPRRWAEAYLQFAAGEKRSWLRARGVGFFPVVGWAERGGYGALGPGNSVPRFHITWGTGPGIVAPFAAAVEQGEREGRLTVLARHRVEELVLTDGRVTGARGSVLASDGAARGVPSSRDVIAAFEIDAAATIVASGGIGGNHDLVRAAWPSRLGTPPAHMLSGVPAYVDGSMQTVSAAAGARLINGDRMWHYVEGITNWDPVWPQHGIRILPGPSSLWLDATGHRLPVPLYPGFDTLGTLEHLRRTGHDHSWFVTSRQIVEKEFALSGSEQNPDLTGKDVALLLKSRLAKGPTGPVQSFLDEGEDFIVENDLESLLEQMAAHPGGELLDIEAVRREVVARDREMANDFSKDPQIGMLRSMRAYRGDKLIRTAAPHRLQDPAAGPLIAVKLHVLTRKSLGGINTDLDGRALDGSGAPIPGLFAAGEASGFGGGGAHGYRALEGTFLGGCLFSGRQAGRAAAAVG from the coding sequence ATGACGACCACACCCCCGACCGCAGACGTCCTGGTGATCGGTTGGGGGTTGGCAGGTCTCGTGGCCGCCGCGGAAGCCCTCGAGGCCGGACGTCGCGTCGTCATCGTCGATCAAGAGCCGCGGACGAACCTGGGCGGGCAGGCGTGGTGGTCCTTCGGCGGGCTTTTCCTCGTGGACTCTCCGGAACAGCGCCGCCTCGGCATCACCGACTCGCTCGAGCTCGCGACCCAGGACTGGTTCGGCACCGCCGGATTCGACCGCCCCGAGGACGAGTGGCCCCGGCGCTGGGCAGAGGCCTATCTGCAGTTCGCGGCCGGCGAGAAGCGCTCCTGGCTCCGCGCCCGCGGTGTCGGCTTCTTCCCGGTGGTGGGCTGGGCCGAGCGGGGCGGCTACGGCGCCCTCGGTCCGGGGAACTCCGTCCCCCGCTTCCACATCACCTGGGGCACCGGGCCGGGGATCGTCGCCCCGTTCGCGGCCGCCGTCGAGCAGGGAGAGCGCGAGGGACGGCTCACCGTCCTCGCCCGACACCGCGTCGAGGAACTCGTGCTCACCGACGGACGCGTGACCGGTGCGCGCGGGAGCGTGCTGGCGTCGGACGGTGCCGCCCGGGGCGTCCCCTCATCCCGAGACGTGATCGCCGCGTTCGAGATCGACGCGGCGGCGACGATCGTGGCCTCTGGGGGCATCGGCGGAAACCATGACCTCGTCCGAGCGGCCTGGCCCTCGCGCCTCGGCACTCCCCCGGCGCACATGCTCTCCGGCGTGCCTGCCTATGTCGACGGCTCGATGCAGACCGTGAGCGCCGCCGCCGGAGCCCGCCTCATCAACGGCGACCGGATGTGGCACTACGTGGAGGGCATCACGAACTGGGACCCGGTGTGGCCGCAGCACGGCATCCGCATCCTGCCCGGGCCCTCGTCGCTGTGGCTCGACGCGACCGGACACCGGCTCCCCGTTCCGCTCTACCCTGGCTTCGACACCCTCGGCACGCTCGAGCACCTGCGGCGGACGGGCCACGACCACTCCTGGTTCGTGACCTCGCGGCAGATCGTGGAGAAGGAGTTCGCGCTGTCCGGCAGCGAGCAGAACCCGGATCTCACCGGCAAGGACGTCGCCCTGCTCCTCAAGTCCCGCCTCGCGAAAGGGCCGACCGGACCCGTGCAGTCGTTCCTCGACGAGGGCGAGGACTTCATCGTCGAGAACGACCTGGAGTCGCTGCTGGAGCAGATGGCGGCCCACCCCGGGGGCGAGCTCCTGGACATCGAGGCCGTGCGCCGCGAGGTGGTCGCCCGCGACCGGGAGATGGCCAACGACTTCAGCAAGGACCCGCAGATCGGCATGCTGCGCTCGATGCGGGCCTATCGCGGTGACAAGCTCATCCGCACCGCGGCCCCGCATCGGCTCCAGGACCCCGCCGCCGGGCCGCTGATCGCGGTCAAGCTGCACGTGCTCACCAGGAAGTCCCTCGGGGGGATCAACACGGATCTGGACGGTCGCGCCCTGGATGGAAGCGGCGCGCCGATTCCGGGTCTCTTCGCCGCGGGCGAGGCCAGCGGCTTCGGCGGCGGAGGGGCGCACGGCTATCGAGCCCTGGAGGGCACGTTCCTCGGCGGGTGCCTGTTCTCCGGCCGTCAGGCGGGTCGCGCAGCGGCTGCCGTCGGCTGA
- a CDS encoding acyl-CoA thioesterase produces the protein MGTDSPGSRLHIPIHLRWGDLDAFNHVNNTSMLKLLEEARVRAFWRAGPGEEAPSTAVLDSGIEEGILTLIARQEIEYLAPVPYQRRPLEVQMWFGKLGGSSVEVCYEVHNDPAAEPRELYARSTAIIVLVDAGTGRPTRLTAEMREAWEPYVGPSIEYAHR, from the coding sequence ATGGGCACTGACTCGCCGGGTTCCCGCCTGCACATCCCGATCCACCTCCGCTGGGGCGATCTGGATGCGTTCAACCACGTCAACAACACCTCGATGCTCAAGCTGCTCGAGGAGGCGCGCGTCCGCGCGTTCTGGCGGGCGGGACCCGGCGAGGAGGCGCCGTCCACCGCCGTCCTCGACTCCGGGATCGAGGAGGGGATCCTGACCCTCATCGCGCGGCAGGAGATCGAGTACCTCGCTCCGGTTCCGTACCAGCGGCGCCCGCTCGAGGTGCAGATGTGGTTCGGGAAGCTCGGCGGGTCCAGCGTCGAGGTCTGCTACGAGGTGCACAACGACCCCGCCGCCGAGCCGCGTGAGCTCTACGCGCGATCCACCGCGATCATCGTGCTCGTCGACGCGGGTACCGGACGGCCGACACGCCTGACGGCGGAGATGCGCGAGGCGTGGGAGCCGTACGTCGGTCCCTCCATCGAGTACGCGCACCGCTGA
- a CDS encoding mechanosensitive ion channel family protein, with translation MLISAETTPTPTPAELPAWVVDMLALLTKVGGKLLQIALIIGACVLIALVLRRVIRRVVHRIVDTAKNKAAVDDTQALERSPLADMRLVQRTRTLGTILQNIVNVMLVIIAIILIVNAIDNALLGSLTLLTAAVGAGLGFGAQNIVKDVLNGIFLVAEDQIGIGDVVDLGLASGVVEYVSVRVTQVRDVNGTLWYVRNGEVTRIGNMSQGWARAIVDIGVAPDSDLEQVEHILLETAQGLAKDPKWRTRIVEKPELWGLESVDGDALVVRAVIKTRANARDDVAQELRRQLRAALLEKEIDVPRLADVVPTGLEGARRVRGANPPKTRPNAVTGVPVIPDRGIWRRKKNTGGDGSADK, from the coding sequence ATGCTGATTTCCGCTGAGACGACCCCCACGCCGACGCCCGCCGAACTCCCCGCGTGGGTGGTGGACATGCTCGCGCTGCTGACCAAGGTCGGCGGCAAGCTCCTGCAGATCGCCCTGATCATCGGCGCCTGCGTCCTCATCGCGCTCGTGCTGCGCCGGGTGATCAGGCGGGTCGTGCACCGCATCGTCGACACCGCCAAGAACAAGGCCGCCGTCGACGACACCCAGGCACTCGAACGCTCCCCGCTGGCCGACATGCGACTGGTCCAGCGCACGCGCACGCTCGGCACCATCCTGCAGAACATCGTCAACGTGATGCTCGTGATCATCGCGATCATCCTCATCGTCAACGCGATCGACAATGCTCTCCTCGGCTCGCTCACCCTTCTCACGGCGGCGGTCGGTGCCGGTCTCGGTTTCGGCGCCCAGAACATCGTCAAAGACGTGCTGAACGGTATCTTCCTCGTCGCCGAAGACCAGATCGGCATCGGCGACGTCGTCGACCTCGGGCTGGCGAGCGGCGTCGTCGAGTACGTCAGCGTGCGCGTGACCCAGGTGCGGGACGTGAACGGGACCCTCTGGTATGTGCGCAACGGAGAGGTCACCCGGATCGGGAACATGTCGCAGGGCTGGGCGCGCGCGATCGTCGACATCGGTGTGGCACCCGATTCCGACCTCGAACAGGTCGAGCACATCCTGCTGGAGACGGCGCAGGGCCTGGCGAAGGACCCGAAGTGGCGCACCCGCATCGTGGAGAAGCCGGAGCTGTGGGGCCTGGAGTCGGTGGACGGCGACGCCCTCGTGGTGCGCGCCGTCATCAAGACCAGGGCGAACGCGCGAGACGACGTGGCGCAGGAGCTCCGACGCCAGCTCCGAGCCGCTCTGCTGGAGAAGGAGATCGACGTGCCGCGTCTCGCGGACGTCGTGCCCACCGGATTGGAGGGTGCGCGCCGCGTGCGGGGCGCCAACCCGCCGAAGACGCGCCCCAACGCCGTCACCGGGGTGCCCGTGATCCCGGATCGCGGCATCTGGCGGCGCAAGAAGAACACCGGCGGCGACGGGAGTGCAGACAAGTGA
- a CDS encoding globin, protein MTFYDEVGGRETFAKIVSVFYREVALDPVLKPMYPEEDLGPAEERLLLFLEQYWGGPSTYGETRGHPRLRMRHMPFRVDPDARDRWLRHMRTALDEAQLSPLHETALWDYLERAAYAMVNTFEPSGIGTAPQGRTTLETRTRQDSTETP, encoded by the coding sequence GTGACGTTCTACGACGAGGTCGGCGGGCGCGAGACGTTCGCGAAGATCGTCTCGGTCTTCTATCGCGAGGTCGCCCTCGACCCGGTGCTCAAGCCGATGTACCCGGAGGAGGACCTCGGTCCGGCCGAGGAGCGGCTGCTGCTGTTCCTCGAACAGTACTGGGGCGGCCCGAGCACCTACGGCGAGACCCGTGGGCACCCCCGCCTGCGGATGCGTCACATGCCCTTCCGCGTCGACCCCGACGCCCGCGATCGTTGGCTTCGTCATATGCGCACGGCTCTGGACGAGGCGCAGTTGTCCCCGTTGCACGAAACCGCTCTCTGGGACTACCTGGAGCGCGCCGCATATGCCATGGTGAACACATTCGAGCCGTCCGGCATCGGCACGGCTCCCCAGGGGCGCACGACCCTGGAGACCCGCACCCGTCAGGATTCAACGGAGACCCCATGA